A portion of the Pararge aegeria chromosome 10, ilParAegt1.1, whole genome shotgun sequence genome contains these proteins:
- the LOC120626875 gene encoding uncharacterized protein LOC120626875, which translates to MVPTMLTRRAAALQEQLKLKNALSELKSLKQINADLMREQDDSEVELRSIIAKNSQLKGELADLHSAHTLVLEERNQLQEAVHSFNQCISTYDEALGRITMLEGELCSAHKTIDDLQSQLQNVEMQSTNNLYDELLTSSSTMPMCIDLTCDSPCVKKTKPQIDLPFLNSHNKIKKYIRISKIIKKTQKLVKNQKKSSENLILRKERSVLLNKLNTFSLSFQSSREKYESEIQTLNDVIQQLEDSLKTMTIKYELSKKQIDEQILAADELLALGTYNMARFESLANKCQ; encoded by the coding sequence ATGGTGCCAACAATGCtaaccagaagagcggctgcattgcaagagcaattaaaacttaaaaatgccctcagtgaactaaagtcactgaaacaaataaatgctgatttaatgagggaacaagatgacagtgaagtgGAACTGAGATCAATTATTGCCAAGAACTCCCAGCTAAAGGGTGAACTAGCTGACCTACATAGCGCTCACACTCTGGTCTTAGAGGAGCGCAACCAACTCCAGGAGGCAGTGCATTCTTTTAACCAATGCATATCTACTTATGATGAAGCTTTAGGAAGAATTActatgttggagggtgaattatgtagtgcacataaaactattgatgaccttcagtcacaattacaaaatgttgaaatgcaatcaacaaataacttgtatgatgaactacttacttcatcctcaacaatgccaatgtgcatcgatctgacttgtgatagcccttgtgttaaaaaaaccaagcctcaaatagatctcccctttttaaatagccacaataaaataaaaaaatacattagaattagtaaaataataaaaaaaactcaaaaattagtaaaaaaccagaagaaaagcagtgaaaacctgatactaagaaaagaacgttcagttttgttaaataagttaaataccttttctctttcttttcaaagtagcagggaaaaatatgagagtgaaatccaaaccttaaatgatgttattcaacagctggaagactcacttaaaactatgactattaaatatgagctgtcaaaaaagcagattgatgaacaaattctggcagctgatgagttgttagctctaggtacctacaatatggctcgttttgagtcattggcaaataaatgtcaa